The Micrococcales bacterium sequence TGCAGGGCGTACACCGCCGGGTTGATCATGACGGCTTTTTGGCCGTCCCAGACCATCATCACGCGATCACCGGTCTCAAGCCCCAGGTTGCGGCGGATCTCGATGGGAATCGTGATCTGGCCTTTTGGCAGGATCTTAGCTGTCTCCACTATCGGCGCCGTCATGGCTCAATTCTACCGGATGACTCCTGCAATTCCTACATCTAGGAGTTTCGGGCCGCAGCCGCCAAGCGCGCCGGTCGGCAAGGACCCGCCGCGCTCACCGAATGTGGTCGTTAGGCCAAAACTCCCCATCGAATGGTGTCGTTAGGCCGTTTCGCCTTCGCGGCCAAGGGCGTTGTCCCTCGTGGCTGACACGGTGCCAATCCGCCAAACGGCGTAACGACACCGCAGGATTCGCCGAAACGTTGAAAGTGCCACATTCGATGCGCGACTCGCCCGACCTCACACCCACCCACAAGAAGGCGCCCGCACTGTGACAAGGGGCAGTGCTCGAGTCGAACAACTAAGAGCAGAAGCATCCGGGCTCGTAGACTTGGGGGGTCCTGGTGACCCAACTACAGGGAGGGAGCCAAGCCGGCATGACAAACGTCCATGACCTGGCCGCCTACATTCTTCGCCAGCACGGCGAAATGTCCACGACCAAGCTGCACAAGCTCTGCTATTACGCCCAGGGCCACTCACTGGCTTGGGACGGCGAACCGTTGTTCCACGAGGAGCTACAGGCCTGGTCAAACGGCCCGGTTTGCGCCGAGCTGTTCCACCGTCACCAGGGACGATTCAACCTCGAAACCTGTGACCCTGAAGGTGACCCCGAAGCCCTGAGCCAAGACCAGCGCGAAACAATTGACGCTGTCTTGGACGCCTACGGCCACCTCACGGGTTTCGAACTGTCGGTGCTTGCCGCCAGCGAACGGCCCTGGCGCGAGGCTCGCGGCGACTTGCATGGCGCCGAGCCATCCCACAACCCAATCGACCTCGACGTGATGCAGCAATTCTTCGTAGCCGAGATCGCCTCCGACGTCCCGGCAGACAAAACCCCACACCACGGCGACCACTGACCGTGAGCTCGAGCCACAAAAAGAGGACGCGGCGGTCCCCCGCCCCAACGGCCAAGCGCCGCCCTCCTGTTGCGCCTAACACCCGACAGCCTGGCGCGGCCAATCAAACCGACCGCGGCCAAATGTTTCGCTGGAGCCCCAGCGCAATGATCCGGAACGACAAGCTGACCAAGTCGATTCCCGGCGCCAACTGGGACCTCTCCTTCGACGAATGGCACCGGCTGCTGACCGTGTTGCAGGAGGCCACCAAGCTGACCT is a genomic window containing:
- a CDS encoding AbrB/MazE/SpoVT family DNA-binding domain-containing protein; this encodes MTAPIVETAKILPKGQITIPIEIRRNLGLETGDRVMMVWDGQKAVMINPAVYALQWLGDLVAGDAEQAGFVDEDAVASFVTDLRREKRAK
- a CDS encoding Panacea domain-containing protein, with the protein product MTNVHDLAAYILRQHGEMSTTKLHKLCYYAQGHSLAWDGEPLFHEELQAWSNGPVCAELFHRHQGRFNLETCDPEGDPEALSQDQRETIDAVLDAYGHLTGFELSVLAASERPWREARGDLHGAEPSHNPIDLDVMQQFFVAEIASDVPADKTPHHGDH